A single region of the Biomaibacter acetigenes genome encodes:
- a CDS encoding patatin-like phospholipase family protein → MNKKQKVKVRPRIGIALGSGGARGYAHIGVLKALHEANIPIDVIAGTSMGAVVGAAYAIGYRIEELEDMALQMRWRWLFNLIDPAIPRQGIIAGNKVEKYFKILTKGKVFEQLEKHLIVVATDITSGEEVRINSGPVARALRASIAIPGVFSPIKSGQSLLVDGSVTTPVPIMAAIEAGAEIVVAVDVSSNVDQTATLVQTWKRLKRMPSKKIFQIIDTQKIGRFIKNSQFEIVNVIGNTLELCNQPKEVSKPTSIANKHYLLLKPDVGDVRWYEFHRVRECIHAGEVVGKQVAEQIKYFLSTGNFLVEPDKQNGRELRAIGGN, encoded by the coding sequence ATGAATAAAAAACAGAAGGTTAAAGTAAGGCCACGCATCGGAATAGCCTTGGGAAGCGGTGGCGCTAGAGGCTATGCCCACATAGGTGTGCTCAAGGCGTTGCATGAGGCGAATATACCTATTGATGTTATTGCTGGAACCAGCATGGGGGCAGTAGTAGGTGCAGCCTATGCTATAGGTTACCGAATCGAAGAATTAGAGGATATGGCTCTGCAAATGCGGTGGCGATGGTTGTTTAACTTGATCGACCCTGCTATACCACGTCAGGGAATAATAGCTGGAAACAAAGTTGAAAAGTATTTTAAAATATTAACTAAGGGAAAAGTGTTTGAACAGTTGGAAAAACATTTAATTGTTGTTGCTACTGATATCACATCTGGAGAGGAAGTGCGTATCAATTCAGGACCGGTGGCAAGGGCCTTACGAGCCAGCATAGCCATACCTGGTGTTTTTTCTCCAATCAAGTCAGGACAAAGCCTGTTGGTGGATGGTTCGGTTACTACGCCTGTACCTATTATGGCAGCCATAGAGGCTGGGGCAGAGATTGTTGTGGCTGTTGATGTTAGTTCGAACGTGGATCAAACTGCCACACTGGTGCAAACATGGAAACGCTTGAAGAGAATGCCTTCTAAAAAGATATTTCAAATAATTGACACTCAAAAAATTGGTCGTTTTATTAAAAATTCACAATTTGAGATTGTAAACGTAATAGGCAATACATTGGAATTGTGTAACCAACCTAAAGAAGTTTCTAAGCCTACATCGATAGCCAATAAGCATTATTTGCTGTTAAAGCCTGATGTGGGAGATGTAAGGTGGTATGAGTTTCATCGGGTTAGAGAGTGTATTCACGCAGGAGAAGTTGTGGGAAAACAGGTAGCTGAACAGATAAAATATTTTCTGAGTACAGGGAACTTTCTTGTAGAACCTGACAAGCAAAACGGTAGGGAACTAAGAGCAATTGGAGGTAATTAA